TCGGGGCTTTCTGTGTTGTGGCGGGTGCGGGTTTGATGTGGTTGATCGCGCAGTTCCCCGCGCCCCTGAAGGGGCGCTGTTCCGCCCCTTGGAAAGGATCCGCCGCGTGTTGAGTCACGAAGAAGCTCTGGTGCTCTCGGAGATCGATGAGGCTGCCGTTGCACGAACGTTGCTTGAGCTGATCGCTGTTCCGAGTGTGACAGGGAGTGCGGCTGAGGCGGAGCTTCAGCATCAGCTCGCCGGGCGGCTGGGGCGGCTCGGGCTGGACGTCGATCTGTGGCCCATGGATCTGACCGCGCTCCGTGCGCATCCCGACTTCCCGGGCTCGGAGGCGCCGCGTGAGGAGGCGTGGGGGCTGGTCGGGCGGACCGCGGACGGGGGTGACGGGCCGGTCTTCGTGTTGCAGGGGCATGTTGATGTCGTGCCGGCGGGGGATCTGGCCGCGTGGGAGGGGGATCCCTTCGTGCCGCGGGTCACCGGTGATCTCGTGCACGGGCGCGGGGCCTGTGACATGAAGGCCGGGCTGGCGGCGCATCTTGCTGTGCTGGGGGCGATACGGGCCAGCGGGGTGCGGTTGTGCGGGCAGGTCGCCGCGCACTTCGTGGTGGGGGAGGAGGACGGTGGGCTCGGTGCCTTCGGGACGTTGCAGCGGGGATATCGCGGGGACGTCTGCGTCATCGGTGAGCCGACCGCCGGGACCCTGGTCACCGCGAACGCGGGTGCGCTGACCTTCCGGATCGCGGTGCCCGGCAAGGCGGCGCATGCGAGTTCGCGGGAGCGGGGCGTCAGCGCGATCGACGCGTATGTGACATTGCACAGAGTGCTGGCCGACCTGGAGGCCGCCCGCAACACCGACCCGGACCCACTGATGGCCGAGTACCCCATCCCGTACGCCCTCTCCGTCGGCACCCTCCACGCCGGCGACTGGGCGAGCAGCGTGCCCGATCTGCTCGTCGCCGAGGGGCGGTTGGGGGTGCGGCTGGGTGAGGACCCCGCCTACGCGAGGGCCTCCCTGGAACGCCGCGTCGCCGAGGCGTGTGCCGCCGATCCGTGGCTGCGGGACCATCCGGCGACGGTGACGTGGCCGGGCGGGCAGTTCGCGAGCGGGCGGCTGGCGCCGGGGCATTTCCTTCCGGAGGGGATCCGGGCCGCCTACGCCGACTCGGTCGGCGGTGACTCGGGGCTGCGGGAGCGCGGGGCGCCGTACGGCAGCGATCTGCGGCTGTATGCCGGGGCCGGTGTGCCGACCTTGCAGTACGGGCCGGGGGACATAGCGGTGGCGCACAGTGCGGGGGAGCACGTGTCCGTGCGCGAAGTGGTGGAGGTGGCGCGGACGTTGGCGGTGACGGTGTTGCGGACGGTCGGGGTGAAGTGACGGGACG
This genomic window from Streptomyces sp. DG2A-72 contains:
- a CDS encoding ArgE/DapE family deacylase translates to MLSHEEALVLSEIDEAAVARTLLELIAVPSVTGSAAEAELQHQLAGRLGRLGLDVDLWPMDLTALRAHPDFPGSEAPREEAWGLVGRTADGGDGPVFVLQGHVDVVPAGDLAAWEGDPFVPRVTGDLVHGRGACDMKAGLAAHLAVLGAIRASGVRLCGQVAAHFVVGEEDGGLGAFGTLQRGYRGDVCVIGEPTAGTLVTANAGALTFRIAVPGKAAHASSRERGVSAIDAYVTLHRVLADLEAARNTDPDPLMAEYPIPYALSVGTLHAGDWASSVPDLLVAEGRLGVRLGEDPAYARASLERRVAEACAADPWLRDHPATVTWPGGQFASGRLAPGHFLPEGIRAAYADSVGGDSGLRERGAPYGSDLRLYAGAGVPTLQYGPGDIAVAHSAGEHVSVREVVEVARTLAVTVLRTVGVK